A genomic window from Rhodococcus sp. KBS0724 includes:
- a CDS encoding TetR/AcrR family transcriptional regulator — protein MPSDQVAAPTRRDQMKADRRRQLLGAAARLIAERGFVSVRLEDLGAAVGISGPAVYRHFPNKDAVLVELLVGISTRLYEGGSAATETADSPTSALDALVEFHLDFALGEPDLIRIQDRDLESLPADARRQVRQTQRKYVELWVGVLEQLDPTLEEADARIMAHATFGLINSTPHSANPASPARTRRVLRTMTLAALRTP, from the coding sequence TGACCAGGTAGCCGCTCCGACACGTCGCGATCAAATGAAGGCAGATCGCCGGCGTCAGCTCCTCGGCGCCGCCGCCCGCCTGATCGCCGAACGCGGATTTGTGAGCGTTCGCCTCGAAGATCTCGGTGCAGCGGTCGGCATCAGTGGACCCGCCGTCTACCGGCACTTCCCCAACAAGGATGCCGTCCTGGTCGAACTGCTCGTCGGGATCAGCACGCGACTGTACGAGGGCGGCTCGGCGGCAACCGAAACAGCCGACTCCCCGACGTCCGCGCTCGACGCCCTCGTCGAGTTCCATCTCGACTTCGCGCTCGGCGAACCGGACCTGATCCGCATCCAGGATCGCGACCTCGAAAGCCTGCCGGCCGACGCGCGACGACAAGTCCGTCAGACACAGCGCAAATACGTAGAACTGTGGGTCGGCGTCCTCGAACAGCTTGATCCGACACTCGAGGAAGCCGACGCGCGAATCATGGCCCACGCAACATTCGGCCTGATCAACTCCACTCCGCACAGCGCCAACCCGGCGTCACCGGCCCGGACGCGCCGCGTCTTACGCACTATGACGCTCGCCGCACTGCGTACGCCCTGA